From the genome of Neomonachus schauinslandi chromosome 5, ASM220157v2, whole genome shotgun sequence, one region includes:
- the LOC110577472 gene encoding olfactory receptor 6C4-like codes for MMGNQTSVIEFILLGLTNDAELPAVLFLFLLLTYVLSIMGNLTIITLTLLDYRLQTPMYLFLRNFSVLEISFTSVFVPQMLVNIGTGDQTISFAGCSTQYFFAILPGATEFYLLAAVSYDRYVAICKPLCYTTLMSRRLCIQLVLCSWFSGFLVVIVPHIMTLQLPFCASNVISHYCCDYTVLLRLSCSDTHFIEMMEFISVGITFIFTLLLVILSYMYIIRTILRIPSVQQRKKAFSTCFSHMIVVSLSYGSCIFMYINPSVKDAETFHKGVAALNTSVAPLLNPFIYTLRNKQVKIAFKDMVSKITMFSRR; via the coding sequence ATGATGGGAAACCAGACATCAGTGATAGAATTCATTCTTCTTGGACTGACAAATGATGCTGAACTTCCAgctgtgcttttcctttttctgctgcTAACTTATGTCTTAAGCATCATGGGAAACTTGACCATCATCACTCTGACCCTGCTGGATTATCGCCTCCAGACTCCTATGTATCTCTTCCTTCggaatttttctgttttggaaatatCTTTTACCTCTGTCTTTGTTCCCCAAATGCTAGTCAATATTGGAACTGGAGATcagactatttcctttgctggttGTTCCACTCAGTACTTTTTTGCCATCCTTCCGGGAGCAactgaattttatcttttagcTGCCGTGTCCTATGATCGCTACGTTGCCATTTGTAAACCCCTGTGTTATACAACCTTAATGAGCAGAAGACTCTGCATTCAACTCGTCCTGTGTTCCTGGTTCTCCGGTTTCTTGGTTGTCATTGTGCCACATATAATGACTCTCCAGCTGCCTTTCTGCGCGTCCAACGTCATCAGTCATTATTGCTGTGACTATACTGTACTGTTGCGTCTGTCCTGTTCAGACacacatttcatagaaatgatgGAATTTATCTCTGTTGGAATCACCTTCATCTTCACCTTGCTGTTAGTGATTCTTTCCTACATGTACATTATCAGGACAATTCTGAGAATCCCCTCtgttcaacaaagaaaaaaagctttttctaCATGTTTCTCTCACATGATTGTGGTCTCACTTTCTTATGGAAGTTGTATCTTTATGTACATAAATCCTTCTGTTAAGGATGCAGAAACTTTTCATAAGGGAGTGGCTGCCTTAAATACCTCAGTTGCCCCTCTGTTGAACCCTTTCATCTATACCCTAAGGAACAAGCAAGTGAAAATAGCCTTCAAAGATATGGTTAGCAAGATAACAATGTTTTCAAGAAGGTGA
- the LOC110577419 gene encoding olfactory receptor 10C1 — protein sequence MSGNQSVCTTFTFVAFSSLAELQPVLFVVFLVIYLFTVGGNLIIISLIWVIPSLHTPMYFFLVNLSFLEMCYITSVVPRMLVHLLVATNTLSVGGCAAQMYIFAILGLTECCLPAAMAYDLFVASCYPLHYTLLMGPCVCLKLAAASWTTGVVVESTQITCIFSLPFCGTGKIHHFFCDIMLVVKLACVDTSHIETVMFAVSVLFIMTPYLLILCSYLRILVTIVRIPSATGRRKAFSTCSSHILVVSLFYGTALFTYLQPKTAHTPETDKETALMYTVVTPALNPVIYTLQNKEVKEAFQRVTQRNPLKQMA from the coding sequence ATGAGTGGAAATCAGTCCGTCTGTACCACATTCACATTTGTAGCTTTTTCCTCTCTAGCAGAGTTACAGCCTGTGCTCTTTGTTGTGTTCTTAGTCATTTACTTGTTTACTGTGGGAGGAAACCTCATCATCATCTCCCTGATCTGGGTCATCCCTTCCCTGCACACTCCcatgtatttcttcctggttAACCTCTCTTTTCTGGAGATGTGCTACATTACCAGTGTGGTGCCTCGGATGCTAGTGCACCTGCTGGTGGCGACCAACACCCTAAGTGTGGGTGGCTGTGCAGCTCAGATGTACATATTTGCCATCTTGGGACTGACAGAATGCTGCCTGCCAGCAGCCATGGCTTATGACCTCTTTGTAGCTAGTTGTTACCCACTGCATTATACTCTCCTGATGGGTCCTTGCGTGTGTTTGAAATTGGCTGCAGCATCTTGGACAactggggtggtggtggagtCAACCCAGATCACCTGCATCTTCAGTCTGCCCTTCTGTGGAACAGGAAAGATTCATCACTTTTTTTGTGACATCATGCTTGTAGTGAAACTGGCTTGTGTTGATACCTCCCACATTGAGACTGTGATGTTCGCTGTCTCCGTGCTCTTCATTATGACTCCCTATTTGCTCATCCTGTGCTCCTACCTGCGAATTCTTGTAACCATCGTGAGAATCCCCTCAGCAACTGGCAGACGCAAAGCTTTCTCCACCTGTTCATCTCATATCCTGGTTGTTTCTCTGTTCTATGGCACTGCCTTGTTCACTTATCTTCAACCAAAGACTGCACACACTCCAGAAACAGACAAAGAAACTGCACTCATGTACACAGTGGTCACACCTGCTCTGAATCCTGTTATCTATACCTTGCAGAACAAGGAAGTAAAGGAAGCCTTTCAAAGGGTAACACAGAGGAATCCTCTTAAACAAATGGCCTAA